From Halomarina ordinaria:
AACTCGGCTCCGTGTAGGGGTTGTAGTGGGGTTTGAACTGGATGTCGGTGATGCCGAACTGGCTGTAGAACTCCTCGAAGGTCCCCATCAGGTCGCGCACCGAGAGGTCCTCCGCCATCACCCACCCCTCTATCTGGAAGAACTCGAGCAGGTGCGTCGCGTCGAGGGTGTCGTTGCGGTACACCTTCTCGACGGAGAAGTAGCGCTGAGGGGGTTCCAGGTCGCCGACGGCGTCGCCCGAGAGGTAGCGCATCGACAGCGAGGTGGTGTGTCCGCGGAGCGCGAGCGCGCGGGCGAACTCCTCGTCCCACGGCGAGTGGTAGCCCTCGCCGTCCTCGCCGACGCCCTCCAGGTGCGCCCGGCGGACGCGCTCGACGAGGTCCTCGGGCAGGTGGTCGATACGTCTCGGGTCGGAGAGCGCGAAGCGGTCCCAGTGGGTGCGCGCCGGGTGGTCCTGGGGCATGAACAGCGCGTCGTTGATCCAGAAGTCGGCGTCGACGTGCGGCCCCTCCATCTCCTGGAAGCCCATCCCGACGAGGACGTCCTTCACCCGGTTCGCGGTCTGGCGCAGGATGTGCTCGCGCCCGCCGTGGACCGTCTCGGCGTCCGCCTCGACGTTGTACTCGGTGAACTCCACGTCGCGCCACGCCCCGCTGGTGAGCAGGTCTGGCGTGAGCGCGCCGACGGTGTCGGCCACCTCGACGCCCTCCATGAGCGCCGTCACGCCGGCGTCGGTGAGCGTCACCGAGCGCGCCGTCGACGCCTCGCGGCGGACCAGCCCGCGTCGCTCGAGCGCGTCGAGCGCGTCCTCTGGCGCGTCCGTCCCGTCGCCCGCCGCGACGGCGTCGAGCGCGGCCGCCTCCGCGTCGCTCTCGGGGTCCGCGTCCGGGGCGGCCTCGACCGCCCCGCTCTCGATGCGGCCGTAGCCCTTCCGGGCGAAGTTCGACAGGGCGATGTCGACCGCGGGGCCGTCGAGACCGGCCGCTCCGAGCAGTTCGCCCATCGAGACGGGGTCGTCGTCGGCCCCGGCGTCGACGGCGGCCCGGTAGAGGCGCACCTCCGGGAGGCCCGACTCGCGGTACTCCGCGCCCTCCTCGGTGAGCGAGACCGACTCGCGCTCCTCCTCCTCGACGTCGAGGAGGCCGTCGTCGGCCAGTTCGAACGCCGCCCGGGTGACGGCCGTCGGTGACTCGTCGAGGGCCGCCGCGAGGGCCTCGACCGTTCGTGATTCCGTCGCGCTCGCGGCCTCCAGGACCGCGGCTTGTGCCTGTGGTAATCGCATTGGTGTGGGTAGTTGCGTCCCGTTTCGTGGGGGTACGGGTATGCGTGCTGGTCGAGAGACGATGCGCGGCGACGTCGGTTTGTGCGGGCCGAACCGCGACGGACCCGGTCCTCCGACGCCTACGCGCTGAAAAAGCCGAACCCCGCGCTGGGCGGCCGGCGTGCGACACTCCACGGCAGGGGTTCGGGTGCCATACCCGCCTCTGTTCCCGCCGGGAGCAAAAGGGTTCTGGAGCGCACGAGCGCCGCGCGCCACTCAGGCGACGTTGCGCTCGACGAGCGTCTCCCCCGTCTCGAACCGGTCGCTCCCGAGCGCCCCGATATCGACCAGCGACGCCTCGCCGTCGAGACAGAGTTCCGCGACGAGACGGCCGGTCGCGGGCGCGTGCTGGAAGCCGTGACCCGAGAAGCCGGCGGCCGTCACCAGGCCCGGACGCGTCTCCTCGAGTATCGGGTGGTGGTCCGGCGTGACGGCGTACAGCCCCGCCCACCCGCGGACGATGCGCGTCTCCGGGCCGAAGTACGTGGTGTAGCTCGCCGCGCGCTCGACGGCCGTGGCCGCCCACTCGACGTCCATCGACGTGGCGTACCGCGAGGGGTCCACGTCCGGGTCCGCCTCGGCGAATCGCCCGCCGACGAGTGCCTGCCCGTCACGCTCGGGGCGGAAGTACGACCCCGTGTCGAGGTCGATGGTGAGCGGGAGGGCCTCGGGCATCGGCGGGTCGGGGGCCACGACGGCGAGCTGGCGACGACGGGGGGCGACCGGGAGCGAGACGTCGGCCAGCGCGGCCACCTCGCGCGCCCACGCGCCGGCCGCGTTCACGACGAAGTCCGCGTCGAGCGCCCCGTCGGGCGTCTCGACACCCGTCACCCCGCTCTCGTCCCGGCGAATCGCGGTCACCGGCGTCTTCGTTCGGAGCGTCGCTCCCGCTTCGCGGGCCGCCTCGGCGTACCCCTGGAGGGCGAGGTGCGGGTCGGCGACGCCGTCGGTCGGCGAGTAGGACCCGCCCTCGAACGGCCCCGCGTCGACGCCCGGGCAGTGCTCGACGGCCGTCTCGGGGTCGACGAACTCGCTCGGCACACCTCGCTCACGCTGGAGGGCGACCGACTCGCGGAGCGTCCTCGCGGTCCTCGCCTCGCGGGCGAGGAAGAGGTAGCCGTGGCGGCGGTAGCCGATGTCGACGCCGAAGCGGTCCTCGAACTCCTCCCAGACGGCCATGCTCTCGACGGAGAGGTCGACGTTCACCGCCGTCGAGAACTGCGCCCGGATGCCGCCCGCCGCCCGGTCGGTACTCCCCGCACCGAGGTGGCCGCGCTCGCAGACCGTGACGGCGGCACCGCGCTCGGCGAGCGCGTACGCGCTCGACAGGCCGACGATGCCGCCGCCGATGACGACGACGTTCACGCCCTCCCCACACCGCCGCGACACATGAACGTTCTCGCCACCCTCCTCCAGCGGGCCCGAACGTTCACCTCCGCGACCGGCGAACCGCGGGCATGGTCCGCATCCTCTCGGCCGACGAGGTCCGCTCGTTGCTCTCGCTGCCCGACCTCCTCGACGTGGTCGAGGACGCCTTCCGCAGGCAGGGTCGCGGCGCGGTCGAACGCCCACCTCGTCCGCACTTCCCGGTCGGGACCGGACTGGTAGACGCCCCCGGCACGGGGTTGACCATGCCCGCGTACCTCCACGGCGAGGCGACCTACGCGACGAAACTCGTCACCGTCCAGCCCGCGAACGCGGCGCGGGGACTCCCGACGACGCGCGCGCAGGTGGTCGTCACGGACGCCGAGACGGGCGAGTGCCTCGCCCTGCTCGCTGGAGAGCCGGTGACGAACGCCCGGACCGGCTGTATCGGCGGGACGGCGGTCCGCCACCTCGCGGCGACGCCCGTCCGACTGGGGCTGCTCGGGGCCGGCGCGCAGGCGCGCTGGCAGGCCCGGGCCGTCGACGCGGCCGTCCCTCTCGGTTCGGTGCGCGTCTACTCGCCGAGCGACTCCCGCGAGCGGTGCGCGGCGACGCTCGACGCCGAACTCGGGGCCGACGTGCGGGCCGTCGACGCCCCCGAGGCGGCCGTCGCGGACGCCACCGTCGTCGTGACGGCCACCACCAGCGAGACGCCCGTCTTCCCCGGGGCGGCGCTCGCCGATGGAACGCTCGTCGTCGCGGTGGGCGCGTACACGTCCGCGATGCGTGAACTCGACGGCGAGACCGTCGCCCGCGCGGCACGCGTGTTCGCCGACGTGCCCGAGGAGGCGGCGGACGTGGGCGACGTCGCCGACGCCGGTCTAAGCGAAGAAGACCTCCTCCCCCTCTCGGCCGTCTTCGAGGGGGAGGCGGGGCGAGCGCGCGAGGAGGAGGTGCTGGTCGTCGAGAGCGTCGGGTCGGCGGTACTCGACGCGGCGGCCGCCGGGATGGTGTACGAGCGCGCGCAGGAGGAGGGGGTTGGGACGGACGTCCCGCTGTGAGGGACCGACCGCACTACCGCCGCGAACTGTCGAGGTCGAGGTCGATGTCGAGGGAGTCGAGGCGTTCAGCGGCCTCCTCGCGCTTCTCCTGGTGGTCGGCGAGGAACTCGCGCATCAGCGTCGCGGCCTGTTCCTTGCAGTCGCCACAGAGGCGCTCGCCGCCGACGCACTCGTCGTAGACGCGCGTCGCGAACTCGTCGTCGTCCGCGGCGAGCAGGTAGGCGTACAGTTCGTAGACGGGGCACTCGTCGGCCTCGCCGCCGAGTTCACGCTGGAGTTCGGCCGTCTCGCGTCCGCCGGTCGTGGCGGACGTCACCTTCTCGTACCCCTCCTCGGGGTCGTCGAGGAGGCTGATGTGACTCGCTGGCACGCTCGAACTCATCTTCCCGCCGGTGAGCCCGGTCATGAAGCGGTGATAGAGGGAGGAGGGGGCGTAGAAGCCGTAACCGCCGTGGTCGACCTCCACCTCGCGTGCGAGGTGCGCGGCCGCGTCGTGGTCGAGGTCGAAGGCGTCGACGTGGCCCTCGTAGACGCGCTTCTCGCCGTCGACGGCCTCGATGAGCGCCTCGAACGCCTCGGGGGTTGCGTTCCGGTCGAGGAACCGCACGCGTGGACGGAGCGGCTCCATGCCGGCGTTCTCCAGGCTCTCGACGAGCGCGGGTGCGTCGAACGCCGCGGCGACGTGGGCGGCGGCGTCCTCACACCGGACGGGGTCGTCGCCCTCGGTGGCCAGCGCGTCGTACGCGTCCGCCAGGAGCGCGCGCTCCGCGTCGTCGGTCTCGAAGCTCGCGTACGCCTCGGTCACCTTGAAGTAGCGCATGCGGGCGGCGAGGTCGCGCGCGAGGCGGACGTGCGGGTCCTGGTCGGGACCGACCGGGATGACCGTCGGTTTCGGCCCGTCGAGTTGCGGGTAGAGGATGTCGGCCATCTGCGTGACGACCGACTGCATGTGCGAGACGTCCGTCTCGCCGTCGAAGCCGTAGATGGCCTGCAGTTCGGAGAAGTTGGCCTTGCTCCCGAGTTCGAAGGCGAGGTCCTGCAGCGGGCGGTTCGTGGACTGACGGTAGAGTTCGCCCTCCTCGGGGTCGAACCCGAGTGCGAGCAGCGAGAGCAGGTAGTCGCGGGCGTGCTCGTCTATCTCGGCCCACGAGAGGCCGCGGGCGCTGTGGGCTTCGAGGTCCGCGATGAGCGCGTAGGCGTCGAGCCCCTGTCGCTGGTGCCAGATTATCTCGTCGAACACCAGTTTGTGCCCGATGTGGGGGTCGCCGGTGGGCATGAACCCCGAGAGGACGGCCGCGGGGTCGCCGTCACGCATCGCCCGCAGGACGTCGCGGTACTCGCGGTGGCCGAAGATGACCCCCCGGCGCATCAGGTAGTGGGGGTCGGGCACCTCGGGGAGCACCTCGTCGAACGCCTCGATGCCGAACTCCTCGAACAGTTTGCGGTAGTCCTCGACGGTGGAGGACCCCCACGGGTCGAGGGTCGTCCCGTCGGCTCCCGCGGCGCTCCCCCCGTCGGTGGCGGCCTCGCGGCGCGCCGTCTCGTCGTGGTGGTCCGTGTCCTCGCTCATGCGGTCGTCGCCCCGAAGTCGCCCCGGCGCGCGCAAAAAGCGTTCGCTTGTGGCGGTGGGGCGTGGGCGACGCACGGCGGACCGACGAGCGCGACGAAGCGCGTCGAGCCTACGGCGTGAGTCGTTCGACCGAGAGCCAGTCGATGGTCCCCTCGGGGTCGGTCAGCGCGAAGACGATGCGCTTTCGCACGCCGTGGGCGAGGCGGACGTCGAGGGCGACGTCGCGGGGGTTGAACGCGTGGTCCCGCGAGACGACGCGGACGAGGTGTTCGGAGTGGCCGAGGTCGTCGGCCGACTCGACGGTGGCGTAGGTGCGGAAGTCGGCGCCGAACTTGAAGCCCGTCTTGGGGACGACGCCGCGCTCGCGCAGGGCGCTGTAGACGGCCAGGCGGCGGTCGAACCGTTCGCCCTCGACGTCCCGCCCGCGGTCGAGCACCGCCTCGCGCCCCTCGTCGACGCGGATGGCGCCGTGTTCGGCGAGGTAGGCCGCCTCGATGAGCGAGCACTGGAGCGGCCCCGCCGCCTGCCGCCCGTCGAGGGGCTGACCGTAGAACGTCCGCCTGTAGAGGTCGCCCGGGGGGTCCCACAGCACGACCCGGTCGGCGAGCAGCGCCGCCGGCGCGTCCGCGGGCAGGTCGGAGGCGCTCTCGCCGCGCAGGTCGGGGTGGTCGACCGAGAGGTAGGTCAGTTCGCTCTCCTCGTCGACGACGGCGAGCGTGTCGCTCTCGCTGAGCGACGACGCCGAGAGCGTCTCGCGCTCGCCGACGACGCGCAGGCGGTACTCGACGGCGTCGTCCCACGGGCCCTCGCCGCGGGGGTAGACGACGAAGTCGGCGGTACCGGGGTCGTCGACCCAGCCCTCGCGGGCGGGCGAGAGGTAGAACCCCCGGTTGCGGAGGTCCTTGTAGACGAGGAAGGGGAGGGTGCAGTCGGTCGCCGCGAGGAACGCCGGGAGGTCCATGCCGTCTACCGAATCGAGGTCGCCGCGGAACAGCAGGTGCGCCGCCTCGACCGACACGAGGTCGAGGGCGTCGCCGTCGGGCCGGCCGTACCCCTGCGAGTCGTAGAACCGCTCGCGCCCGGGCGGGGGGACCCGGACGACGTCGCCGTCGCGCGTCGCGTCCATACGCCTACTGGTGAGTCGAGGAGCAAGTGTGTACTGGTAGCCTGAGGCCGGAGCGGCGCACGGCCGTCAGAAGTCGCAGGTCGTGGTGTCGTCCTCGTGGAGGTGGACGACGCCGTCGAAGAGGTCGCGGTAGTCCTCGAGGACGGCCTCCTCGTGGACCTCCTCGGCGAGGTGGAACAGGCCGATGGCGTCGTGTTCCTCGAGCAGGTCGAGCATCTGCTCGACGGCGACGCGGGCGCGCTCCTCGTCGGCGTAGTAGGCCATCTCCGTGACGGAGTCGACGCTGACGCGGCGCTTGCCCGCCGTCTCCTCCAGGAACTCGCGGAGGTCGTCGACCATCCCATCCAGGTCGTCGGGCGAGGAGACGTACCGGACGTGGTCGCCCGCGCGCCGGGAGTAGCCCCGCTCGATGGAGAGGGTGTCGAGGATGACCGCCTTCGACTCGTCGACCTCGTAGTACTCCAGTTTCTGCTGGACCTCTCGGGCGGTGGTGCGCGTCGAGAGGATGAACAGGTGGTCGGTGTCGGTCTTGAAGAACTCCGTGTCGAGACGGTCCGTCTCGCCGGTACTGGGGTGCAGGAGCATGATACCGGTCCCGCCCGGTACGGTCTCGGGCGCGCCCTCGATGGCGAGCGTGTAGTCCATACCCGGTGACGGACCGCGAGCGTCTTATACACCACGTTCCGTCGAGTCGTTGCCACGAGGGGAGAATCGGTCGTCGCGAGCGCCGTGAGCGGGCGCGAGCGGGCGCGCCGGGGAGCCAGCGCGTCGGTTCAGACGGCGGCCTGCATGATGCCGCCCGTCTGGACGACGAAGTAGAGGACGAACAGGCCCGCGAGCACCACCTGCGTCGCGCGCACGTCGCGCCACTCGCCGACGGCCACCTTCACCAGCGGGTAGGAGATGATGCCCGCGGCGATGCCGTAGCCGATGTTGAACGTGAAGGGCATGATGAGGATGGTGAGGCCTGCGGGGACGGCGTGAGTGATGTCGTCCCACTGGACGGCGGTGATGTTCTGGAGCATCACGACGGCGATGACGACCAGCGCGATGTGGCTCGCGTACTGCGGGATGGCCGCCGCGAGCGGGACGAACACGAGCGAGACGAGGAAGAGGAGCGCGACGACCAGCGCCGTCAGGCCGGTGCGTCCGCCCTCCTCGACGCCCGTCGCGGACTCGATGTACGTCGTCACCGTCGAGGTGCCGAGCATCCCGCCGACGGTGGTGCCGACGGCGTCGGCCATCAGCGGCTTCTCTATCTCCGGCAGGTCGCCGTCGTCGTCGAGGAAGCCGGCGGCCTGGCCGACGCCGGTCAGGGTCCCGGCGGTGTCGAAGAAGTCGACGAAGAAGAACGTGAAGACGATGAGCGCGAACCCGAACGGTTCGACGTCGCCGAACCCGGAGACGAACGCGCCCGCCAGCGGCGTGATGTCGTAGACGGGGGGGGTGAAGCCGACGGTGAGCGTCCCCGGTGCGACGAGGCCGGCCACCTCGACGACGTAGCCCAGTCCCGCGGTCCCGAGGATGCCGAGGAGGATGGAGCCACGCACCCCCCGGGCGTAGAGTGCGAGAGTGAAGAACAGGCCGACGATGGAGAGAATCGCGATGGGGTTGCTGGCGACCTGCCCGAGCGTGATGTACGTCCCCTCGGGGTCGGGGACGACGATCTCCATCGCCTGCAGGCCGATGAGCGCGAGGAACGCGCCGATGCCGGAGCCGACGGCGAACTTGACCGGCTCCGGGAACGCCTGGATGATGTACTTGCGCGCGCCGACGGCGGTCAGCGCCATGAAGATGACCCCCTCGACGACGACGGCCGCGAGCGCCGTCTGCCAGGAGACGCCGAGCGTGATGACCACCGTGAAGGCGAAGAAGGCGTTCAGCCCCAGCCCCGGCGCCTGCGCGAACGGTCGGTTCGCGTACAGCGCCATGACGAGCGTCGCGACGGCCGCCGAGATGAGCGTGACGACGGTGAGCATCGAGACGACCGCCCCCTGACTGTACCCCTGAATCGAGATGGCCTGCGCGAGGACGGCCGGGTTGACCACGACGATGTACGACATCGTGAGGAACGTCGTGAGTCCGGCGAGCACCTCCGTCCAGACGTCGGTGTCGTACTCCTCGAAGTCGAAGAACGCCCGTATCGAGCGGCGCGCCCGTCCCGCGTACCCCCCTTCGGTGTCAGTGTCCGTGAGACCCATGATGCACGTTTGAGCATACATAGACATCTCCAATTAAGTATTCCCATGTCTGACCGACGGTGGTATACATGTATTTGGATACAATCCCGGTCGGCCGCGGTGGGTCCGTCACTCGATGTGGGTCAGCGCGTCGACGGGGGCGTCGGTCAGGTCGCGGGCGCTCTCGACGCCGACGCTCCCGACGGTGATGAGCGCGAAGACGCCGACGACTTCGGCGTCGGCCTGTCCTGCGATGTCGAGGAGGAGTTCCTGGGTCTCGCCCGAACGGATGAGGTCGTCGACGACGAGGACGCGCTGACCCGGGCGGAGGGCCCGCGCCGGGAGGTAGTAGGTGAACTCGATACCGCTGGCGAGGCGCTGGCGCGCCTCGATGAACTCCTCGACGGCCGTCTCCTTCGACTTCTTCGCGTAGGCGAGACGGGCGTCGAAGTGACTCGCCATCGCCGCGCCGAGCGTGATGCCGTCGGTGGCGGCGGTGAGGACGACGTCGGGACGCTCGACCTGTAGCGCCTCCGCCGCGACGGGTGCGACGAGGTTCAGGAACGGCTGGTCGAAGACGACGTCTGAGTTGTCGACGTACCCCTCGGGGTCGTAGCGGATGCGGGCCTCGAGTTCCGTCGCGAGCGTCTCCTGGCCGATGGAGGCGACCACCTCGCGGGCGCGCGCCTCGCCGGGGAGGACGTGGCCGTTGACGTAGCGGTTCAGGTCGCCCGCCGGGAGACCCGTCTCTTCGGCCAGTTCGTCGTACGTGCGGGTCTCCTTCAGCATCCGGAGGACCGCGACCGCCTGGAGTTGCAGGCTGGCCTTCTCGACGCGGTTCGTGCTCATACCCCGTCTGGAATACGCACGGATATGATTACTTCGACACGAAACGAAGGGGTCCTATCCACAGAGGTGGGCCGTCAGCGGTCGGCGAGCAGGTCCGACGCCGACAGCAGCGCCTCCAGTTCCACGCCGTGCTCCGCGAGGTGCTCGCGGGCGCCCTCCTCGCGGTCCACGACGACGAGCACGCGCTCGACGACGGCGCCCGCCTCGCGCAGCGCCTCGACGGCGTCGACGGCGCTCCCGCCGGTCGTGGCGATGTCCTCCAGCACGACGACTTCCTCGCCTTCGTCCAGTCGCCCCTCGATGCGGTTGCCGGTGCCGTACTCCTTGGCCCGCTTGCGCGCGATGACGTAGGGGTTCCCGGTGCGGACGCTCGTCGCCGCGACCAGCGGGACGGCCCCCAGCGCGACGCCGGCCAGTTTCGTCTCGCCGACGCGTTCCGCGAAGGCGTCTGCGACGAGCGAGAGACAGCGCGGGTCTGTCTCGAAAAGGTACTTGTCGACGTAGTACTCGCTGGTGCCGCCGTTGGCGAGTTCGAACGCCCCGAATTTCACGGCGTCGGCCGCCCGGAGCGCCGCGATGAGGTCCTCGTCGGTCATACCCGACGGTGGGCGGAGGGGCGTGTTAAACGCCGCGAAGCGTGAGGCGTTCAGGGAGTGAAGTCGGCAGACCCACCCTTCACACACAAGCGCGTTCGCCGCGAGCGAGTGAGCGCAGCGAACGAGCGAGCGGGCCGACGAACGGACGGGGTCGCGTCTCGACGCGACGAAGTCCGTGAGGAGTGCTTTTGGTGAAGCTTTTACAGGCCGGGCGAAGCCCGGCCGTGGTAAAAGGTTCAGTTGAAGTCCCGAATCGTCAGTTCGAGCGTGTCGAGGTCGACGATGGGTGCGAAGGCGTGGTCGGGGTCGATGTTGACGCTCTTCTGGAAGTCGGTCTGTTCCTGCCAGCACCCGGAGTTGATGGCGAGGACGTTGTTGTACTTCCCGTAGCCGAGTTTGTGGACGTGGCCGGTGTGGAAGACGTCGGGCACGTCGTCGATGACGAGGTAGTCGCGCTCCTCGGGCGCGAGGCGGGTGTGGCCGCCGTACTGCGGCGCGACGTGGCGCTTCTTCAGCAGGTGGTACATCGCGAGGTGCGGGTCGTCGTAGGAGGCCTTGTGCTCGGGCAGTTCCGCGATGACCTCGTCGAGCGAGACGCCGTGGTACATCAGCACGTTCACGCCCTCGATGGTCACTGTCGAGGGATTACCCGTGATGCGGGCGTCGTGGGCGCTCATGATGCCGCGGAGCTCCTCGTCGAAAGCGGGTTGGGGTTCGGCGAGGCGGACGGCGTCGTGGTTCCCCGGAATCATCACGATCTCCAGGTCGCCGGGCACCTCCTTCAGGTACTCCGAGAACTCCTCGTACTGGTCGTAGATGTCGATGGTCGAGAGTTCCTCGTCCTGGTTCGGGTAGACGCCGACGCCCTCGACCATGTCGCCGGCGATGAGGAGGTACTCGACGGGGGCGGCCTCCTCGGTGTGGAGCCAGGAGGTGAAGCGCGACCACGCCTCGCCCATGAACTCCTGGCTGCCGACGTGGACGTCCGAGACGAGCGCCGCCTGGACGTGGCGGTCGGCGGTGTTCGGGCGGTGCGTCCGGGGAATCTCGGGGAAGTGAAGCGAGTCGACGAAGAGGACGCCGCCGTCGCCCGAGAGCGACCCCTCGACGGCGATGACCTCGTCGAGCAGGAGTTCGTCCACCAGGTCCGCGATGGGCTTGTCCTTGAGCACGAGACAGGGGAAGACGCCGTTGGTGTCCTCCAGTTCGACGAGCCAGTGTCCGCTGGCGGTCGAGCGGACGTCGTTTATCATGCCGACGAGCGCCGTCTCCTCGCCGCCGGGCATGTTCGAGACGGCCGTCGTGGGTCGGTGGTTCACGCGGCCGGTGAGTTTGCGCGAGAGGCGCTCGTAGCGGTCGCGGAAGACGGTCACGAAGTCGCCGTACTCGCCCGTCCCGGTGCTACGACCGGTGATGTCGCCGGCGATGGCGGCGGCCTGCGGGGTTCGTGGACGGTTCCCAGACCCCCCCGTTTCGACTGGAGCGGCCGTCCCCCCGTCACCTTCGACGGGCGTCGTTCCATCAGAAGTCGAGGGAGTCGACGGGTCGTCGACGCTCGGCGACGGGTCCGGGGTCGGTGGGGGAGACGCCGCGTCTGCGTCCGGGTCCGACGTGGACGACGGGTCCGGCGCGGGGTCGCGGGAGTCGAGGACCGACCGGACGTGCGCCGCCGAGAGCTTCAGTGCGTCCTCGGGCACCGTCTCGAGGGCGCGCTCCAGCGCGGC
This genomic window contains:
- a CDS encoding DNA-directed DNA polymerase II small subunit, whose amino-acid sequence is MPLETPRRIVTELASRGYNAEREAVTLLARTSDPAAALERALETVPEDALKLSAAHVRSVLDSRDPAPDPSSTSDPDADAASPPPTPDPSPSVDDPSTPSTSDGTTPVEGDGGTAAPVETGGSGNRPRTPQAAAIAGDITGRSTGTGEYGDFVTVFRDRYERLSRKLTGRVNHRPTTAVSNMPGGEETALVGMINDVRSTASGHWLVELEDTNGVFPCLVLKDKPIADLVDELLLDEVIAVEGSLSGDGGVLFVDSLHFPEIPRTHRPNTADRHVQAALVSDVHVGSQEFMGEAWSRFTSWLHTEEAAPVEYLLIAGDMVEGVGVYPNQDEELSTIDIYDQYEEFSEYLKEVPGDLEIVMIPGNHDAVRLAEPQPAFDEELRGIMSAHDARITGNPSTVTIEGVNVLMYHGVSLDEVIAELPEHKASYDDPHLAMYHLLKKRHVAPQYGGHTRLAPEERDYLVIDDVPDVFHTGHVHKLGYGKYNNVLAINSGCWQEQTDFQKSVNIDPDHAFAPIVDLDTLELTIRDFN